GCAGGTCAGACGTTTGATCGAAAGCGCTTAGGTCTCTTCGTCGCGATACTTTTTCTCAAAAATCCATCCTTTTCTCCAGAAATACGCGACAAACGCGAGTCCGACAACGGCCATCACGGCAAGTGTGATGAAATAGCCGTATGTCGTTTTCGTCTCCGGCATATTGTCGAAATTCATTCCGTAAATGCCGGCGATCAGAGACAGCGGCAACATGATCGTCGAGATCAGGGTCATCACCTTCATCACGTCATTGGTCTTGTTGGCGATGACACTGAAATGGATGTCGAACAACCCCGAGACCAGATCACGATAGTTCTCCGAAAGATCGGAAATGCGCTGCAGATGGTCGTGAACATCGCGGTAAAACGGAAGGATCTGTTCCGGAATCTGCGGGAACTCGCCGTGAGAAACGCGGTAAAGAACGTCGAGTTGCCGCGCAGAAATTCGCTTCAGGCGGGCGACGGCGCGGCGAAGGTCCATAACGTCTTCGAGTACGACGTTGTTCGACTTCTTCATCAGGAAAACACGTTCTTCGAGAGCGTTGATGGTGTTGTCAAAATCATCGACGACGGGCATATAGAGGTCGACGAGCTGGTCGAAGATCTGATGGAGCAAATAGGCCGCGCCCCGCTGGCAAGGGTATGAATTCGATCTGATCTTCTGTTTGACCTTGTCGATGCTCCGAAATCGTTCGTGATGATAAGTGACGACGAAGTTCCGTCCGAGATAGCCGTCGAGTTCCTTGGTGACGAAATTGGTCGAATT
The DNA window shown above is from Acidobacteriota bacterium and carries:
- the corA gene encoding magnesium/cobalt transporter CorA: MLEIIVYRDGAESVEEGFTAEDLPELLDDEDILVWADFNAQTDDEIQLAEQILLNVFKFHYLTVEDCRETRNQPKVEAYKSYLYFILHGVKTETNSTNFVTKELDGYLGRNFVVTYHHERFRSIDKVKQKIRSNSYPCQRGAAYLLHQIFDQLVDLYMPVVDDFDNTINALEERVFLMKKSNNVVLEDVMDLRRAVARLKRISARQLDVLYRVSHGEFPQIPEQILPFYRDVHDHLQRISDLSENYRDLVSGLFDIHFSVIANKTNDVMKVMTLISTIMLPLSLIAGIYGMNFDNMPETKTTYGYFITLAVMAVVGLAFVAYFWRKGWIFEKKYRDEET